A section of the Arabiibacter massiliensis genome encodes:
- a CDS encoding DNA polymerase III subunit delta' encodes MADAFENILGQPKVREFLRATVAQDKVSHAYLFTGPAGSNKTLAAYAFAQAVMCPKGAKGPRGGNCGACDACRRIMRRKHPDVRYFAPEGAGGYLVEQIRDIVADTAFAPIQAKKKVYILDRVDLLGTQAANAFLKTLEEPPADVVLILLGRTRESVLPTIVSRCQVVPFRSIPASEAAGIIAQNSGASLEQARMALAACDGSLTRAVEFLKSNERRAFRTRVLEVLGCLRTADDWDLVGYAGELAVLAKAPLDVVRAEQEQELAENADFLAKSAIRQIEARNKRQLTAKTFESLRQLTAIVRSWLRDVMAVCAETPELVINVDARGKVDEAAAAADEARAAAALSAVRRCDEAISYNVSPETCLDALLFEVRDLLYETTSPARVRGSR; translated from the coding sequence GTGGCCGATGCGTTCGAGAACATCCTCGGCCAGCCGAAGGTGCGCGAGTTCCTGCGCGCCACGGTGGCGCAGGACAAGGTGAGCCACGCCTACCTGTTCACCGGCCCGGCCGGGTCGAACAAGACGCTCGCCGCCTACGCGTTCGCCCAGGCCGTCATGTGCCCGAAGGGGGCGAAGGGCCCGCGCGGCGGCAACTGCGGCGCGTGCGACGCCTGCCGGCGCATCATGCGCAGGAAGCACCCCGACGTGCGCTACTTCGCGCCGGAGGGGGCGGGCGGCTATCTGGTGGAGCAGATCCGCGACATCGTGGCCGACACCGCCTTCGCGCCCATCCAGGCGAAGAAGAAGGTGTACATCCTCGACCGCGTGGACCTCTTGGGCACCCAGGCGGCCAACGCCTTCCTCAAGACACTCGAGGAGCCGCCGGCCGACGTGGTGCTCATCCTGCTCGGCCGCACGCGCGAGAGCGTGCTGCCCACCATCGTCTCGCGCTGCCAGGTGGTGCCGTTTCGCTCCATACCGGCCAGCGAGGCGGCGGGCATCATCGCGCAGAACTCGGGCGCGTCGCTCGAGCAGGCGCGCATGGCGCTCGCGGCGTGCGACGGCTCGCTCACGCGCGCGGTGGAGTTCCTCAAGTCCAACGAGCGCCGCGCGTTCCGCACCCGCGTGCTCGAGGTGCTGGGCTGCCTGCGCACGGCCGACGACTGGGATCTCGTGGGCTATGCCGGCGAGCTCGCGGTGCTGGCCAAGGCGCCGCTCGACGTGGTGCGCGCCGAGCAGGAGCAGGAGCTCGCGGAGAACGCGGACTTCCTGGCGAAGTCGGCCATCCGCCAGATCGAGGCGCGCAACAAGCGCCAGCTCACCGCCAAGACGTTCGAGTCGCTGCGCCAGCTCACGGCCATCGTGCGCTCGTGGCTGCGCGACGTGATGGCCGTGTGCGCCGAGACGCCCGAGCTGGTGATCAACGTGGATGCGCGCGGGAAGGTGGACGAGGCCGCCGCTGCCGCCGACGAGGCGCGCGCCGCCGCCGCGCTCTCCGCCGTGCGCCGCTGCGACGAGGCGATCTCGTATAATGTATCCCCGGAGACGTGCCTTGACGCGCTTCTGTTCGAAGTGCGCGACCTGCTGTACGAAACGACGAGCCCCGCGCGCGTGCGCGGGTCGAGATAG
- the tmk gene encoding dTMP kinase → MAQQLANTSDAAPGIFITFEGGEGAGKTTHIRFLSEALRAHGREVVSLREPGGTEIGEQLRAVVLDPRNTAMSDEAELLIYEAARAQIVSEVVSPALERGAVVLCDRFTDSTVAYQGCGRGLSRAFIDRANEFACQGVRPDRTILLMTGGDASTGLARATHRGADRLEREGEEFHARVNDAFLSIARDEPSRVRVVVSDDRKSRTAAAVFAELADLFPWMAGLAQADPAFFERLDVKRSQVEA, encoded by the coding sequence GTGGCACAGCAGTTGGCAAACACATCCGATGCCGCACCTGGCATCTTCATCACGTTCGAAGGCGGCGAGGGCGCCGGCAAGACGACGCACATCCGCTTCCTGTCCGAGGCGCTGCGCGCGCATGGCCGCGAGGTGGTGAGCCTGCGCGAGCCCGGCGGCACCGAGATCGGCGAGCAGCTGCGCGCCGTCGTGCTCGACCCGCGCAACACCGCCATGTCCGACGAGGCCGAGCTGCTCATCTACGAGGCGGCGCGCGCCCAGATCGTCTCGGAGGTGGTGTCCCCCGCGCTCGAACGCGGCGCGGTGGTGCTGTGCGACCGCTTCACGGACTCCACGGTGGCCTACCAGGGCTGCGGGCGCGGCCTGTCGCGCGCGTTCATCGACCGCGCGAACGAGTTCGCCTGCCAGGGCGTGCGGCCCGACCGCACCATCCTGCTCATGACCGGCGGCGACGCGAGCACGGGGCTCGCCCGCGCCACGCATCGCGGCGCCGACCGCCTCGAGCGCGAGGGCGAGGAGTTCCATGCGCGCGTGAACGACGCCTTCCTGTCCATCGCCCGCGACGAGCCCTCCCGCGTGCGCGTCGTCGTCTCGGACGACCGCAAGTCGCGCACGGCGGCGGCGGTGTTCGCCGAGCTCGCGGACCTCTTCCCGTGGATGGCCGGCCTCGCCCAGGCCGACCCCGCCTTCTTCGAGCGCCTCGACGTGAAGCGCTCCCAGGTGGAGGCGTAA
- a CDS encoding FumA C-terminus/TtdB family hydratase beta subunit, translating into MTESVDGLTARAGSFDCAPSGRSAQDDKGGAPSGRSAQDDRRRLALPLDRAQLADLRAGDACLLTGPLYTLRDAGHVRLMAELEQAGGALPYGLDGQAIFYAGPTPAAAGRPFGAVGPTTASRMDFAAPALHRAGIVATVGKGRRSQAVRDACRETGSVYFVACGGAAAYLAKCVASSETVAYADLGTEALRRIEVVDFPVFVGVDALGDDVYDL; encoded by the coding sequence ATGACGGAAAGCGTCGACGGCCTGACGGCCCGCGCGGGATCCTTCGACTGCGCTCCCTCCGGTCGCTCCGCTCAGGATGACAAAGGGGGCGCTCCCTCCGGTCGCTCCGCTCAGGATGACAGGCGCCGCCTTGCGCTGCCGCTCGACCGCGCGCAGCTCGCCGACCTGCGGGCCGGCGACGCGTGCCTGCTCACGGGGCCGCTCTACACGCTGCGCGACGCGGGACACGTGCGGCTCATGGCCGAGCTCGAGCAAGCCGGCGGCGCGCTGCCCTACGGCCTCGACGGCCAGGCCATCTTCTACGCGGGCCCCACGCCCGCGGCGGCCGGCCGCCCGTTCGGCGCGGTCGGGCCCACCACGGCCAGCCGCATGGACTTCGCCGCCCCGGCGCTGCACCGCGCGGGCATCGTCGCCACGGTGGGCAAGGGCCGCCGCAGCCAGGCGGTGCGCGATGCCTGCCGCGAGACGGGTTCCGTTTATTTCGTGGCATGCGGCGGCGCTGCGGCGTATCTGGCGAAGTGCGTGGCATCATCGGAGACGGTGGCGTACGCCGACCTCGGCACCGAGGCGCTGCGCCGCATCGAGGTCGTGGACTTCCCGGTGTTCGTGGGCGTGGACGCGCTCGGCGACGACGTGTACGACCTCTGA
- a CDS encoding fumarate hydratase: protein METIVTKSQVADAVYAAIPRLACELPADIEAGLAAALAREDSPRGRAVLEQLVENAAVAREDRVPLCQDTGTVWVSLEIGPGVLVAGDVFAEVNAAVARAYDEARLRMSVVRDAILDRANTNDNTPAFCDLHPVDELGAARLHVMLKGGGSDNASRVAMLVPGAGKQGIVDELMRCVREKGANACPPLVVGVGIGGTFDKVAGLAKRALMRPVDQPAADPRVRALEEELLAAVNATGVGPGGLGGATTALAVRVATAPCHIAALPLAINMGCSAMRRCTIDLAAERGAR, encoded by the coding sequence ATGGAAACCATCGTCACGAAATCACAGGTCGCAGACGCCGTCTACGCGGCCATCCCGAGGCTGGCGTGCGAGTTGCCGGCCGACATAGAGGCGGGCCTCGCTGCGGCGCTCGCGCGCGAGGACAGCCCGCGCGGACGCGCCGTGCTCGAGCAGCTGGTGGAGAACGCGGCCGTCGCGCGCGAGGACCGCGTGCCCCTGTGCCAGGACACCGGCACCGTGTGGGTCAGCTTGGAGATCGGCCCCGGCGTGCTCGTGGCCGGCGACGTGTTCGCGGAGGTAAACGCCGCGGTGGCCCGCGCCTACGACGAGGCGCGCCTGCGCATGTCGGTGGTGCGCGACGCCATTCTGGACCGCGCGAACACGAACGACAACACGCCCGCGTTCTGCGACCTCCACCCCGTCGACGAGCTGGGCGCAGCACGGCTCCACGTCATGTTGAAGGGCGGCGGCTCGGATAACGCGAGCCGTGTGGCCATGCTCGTGCCGGGCGCCGGCAAGCAGGGTATCGTGGACGAGCTTATGCGCTGCGTGCGCGAGAAGGGCGCGAACGCCTGCCCGCCGCTCGTGGTGGGCGTCGGCATCGGAGGCACGTTCGACAAGGTGGCGGGCCTCGCGAAGCGCGCGCTCATGCGTCCGGTGGACCAGCCGGCGGCCGACCCGCGCGTGCGCGCGCTCGAGGAGGAGCTGCTCGCGGCCGTGAACGCCACGGGCGTGGGCCCCGGCGGCCTCGGCGGCGCCACGACGGCGCTCGCCGTGCGCGTGGCCACGGCGCCCTGCCACATCGCCGCGCTGCCGCTCGCCATCAACATGGGATGCTCCGCCATGCGCCGCTGCACCATCGATCTCGCGGCGGAAAGGGGCGCGCGATGA
- a CDS encoding helix-turn-helix transcriptional regulator → MRNDIKRLRKALGLRQEDLAQRCGVSRQTIVAVENAKYDPTLPLALRLARELGTTVEELFHPE, encoded by the coding sequence ATGCGCAACGACATCAAGCGCTTGCGCAAGGCGCTGGGGCTGCGCCAGGAGGACCTGGCCCAACGCTGCGGCGTGAGCCGCCAGACCATCGTGGCCGTGGAGAACGCCAAGTACGATCCCACACTGCCTCTCGCCCTGCGCCTCGCCCGCGAGCTCGGCACCACGGTGGAGGAGCTGTTCCATCCGGAGTGA
- a CDS encoding nitroreductase family protein yields MSAPIEIDEDLCIGCGRCAADCVGDNLRVEEGLARVRGRCILCGHCVAVCPTSAVSIPGYDMADVEDAVPASETLDAAALLRAVKSRRSVRSFRAEPVSCAELEFVLQAGRYTATAKNAQGCRFIVVQDGLAELKRLVWDGIEELLALPADEKPRWAKLYKPFLRDARAGKRDFLFRDAPAVVYVAAERADDAGLAAQNMELMAATLGLGVLFNGYLCRASEELPAVRTFLETGEKPLQMCLLLGRPAVTYACTAPRLPGDFVVK; encoded by the coding sequence GTGAGCGCGCCGATCGAGATAGACGAGGACCTCTGCATCGGGTGCGGCAGGTGCGCGGCCGACTGCGTGGGCGACAACCTGCGGGTGGAGGAGGGCCTCGCGCGCGTGCGCGGCCGCTGCATCCTGTGCGGGCATTGCGTGGCCGTGTGCCCGACCTCGGCGGTGTCCATCCCCGGCTACGATATGGCCGACGTAGAGGATGCGGTGCCGGCGAGCGAGACGCTGGATGCGGCGGCGCTTCTGCGCGCCGTCAAGTCGCGGCGCAGCGTGCGGTCGTTCCGGGCCGAGCCGGTGAGCTGCGCGGAGCTAGAGTTCGTGCTGCAGGCGGGGCGCTACACCGCCACGGCGAAGAACGCGCAAGGGTGCCGCTTCATCGTGGTGCAGGACGGCCTCGCCGAGCTCAAGCGCCTCGTGTGGGACGGCATCGAGGAGCTGCTCGCGCTGCCGGCCGACGAGAAGCCGCGCTGGGCGAAGCTCTACAAGCCGTTTCTGCGCGACGCGCGGGCGGGGAAGCGGGACTTCCTGTTCCGCGACGCGCCGGCCGTCGTGTACGTGGCCGCCGAACGCGCCGACGATGCGGGGCTGGCCGCCCAGAACATGGAGCTCATGGCCGCGACGCTTGGCCTGGGCGTCCTGTTCAACGGCTACCTCTGCCGCGCCTCCGAGGAGCTGCCCGCCGTGCGCACGTTCCTCGAAACGGGGGAGAAGCCGCTGCAGATGTGCCTGCTGCTGGGGCGCCCGGCCGTGACGTACGCGTGCACCGCCCCGCGCCTCCCCGGCGACTTCGTGGTGAAGTAG
- a CDS encoding NADP-dependent malic enzyme: MDVSEEALRVHEEWQGKLDTVPKMRIATREDLALAYTPGVAEPCRKIAENPDDAYRYTMKANTVAVVSDGSAVLGLGNIGPMAAMPVMEGKAALFKTFGDVNAVPICLDTQDVDEIVETVARLAPSFGGINLEDISAPRCFEVERRLIEALDIPVFHDDQHGTAIVVLAGIINALRIVGKRKENCRVVVNGSGAAGIAITKLMLSYGFKHIMLVDSAGIVSSHSTRLNDVKRAMLEVTNLDDVEGSLADALAGADIFVGVSAPGVVDGPMVASMNDDAILFALSNPVPEVYPDVAKAAGARVVGTGRSDFPNQVNNVVAFPGIFKGALEARATRITEEMKLAAAEALAALVSDEELSEDFIMPEPFDPRAAEAVAQAVKDCAGK; this comes from the coding sequence ATGGATGTGAGCGAAGAGGCGCTGCGGGTGCACGAGGAGTGGCAGGGCAAGCTGGACACGGTTCCCAAGATGCGCATCGCCACGCGCGAGGACCTGGCGCTGGCGTACACGCCGGGCGTGGCCGAGCCGTGCCGCAAGATAGCCGAGAACCCCGACGACGCCTACCGCTACACCATGAAGGCGAACACCGTGGCCGTGGTGAGCGACGGCAGCGCGGTGCTGGGCCTGGGCAACATCGGCCCCATGGCAGCCATGCCGGTGATGGAGGGCAAGGCGGCGCTGTTCAAGACATTCGGCGACGTGAATGCGGTGCCCATCTGCCTGGACACGCAGGACGTGGACGAGATCGTTGAGACGGTGGCGCGCCTGGCGCCGTCGTTCGGCGGCATCAACCTGGAGGACATCTCGGCCCCGCGCTGCTTCGAGGTGGAGCGCCGCCTCATCGAGGCGCTCGACATCCCCGTGTTCCACGACGACCAGCACGGCACCGCCATCGTGGTGCTGGCGGGCATCATCAACGCGCTGCGGATCGTCGGCAAGCGCAAGGAGAACTGCCGCGTGGTGGTGAACGGCTCCGGAGCCGCGGGCATCGCCATCACGAAGCTGATGCTGAGCTACGGGTTCAAGCATATCATGCTGGTGGACAGCGCCGGCATCGTGAGCTCGCATTCCACGCGCCTGAACGACGTGAAGCGCGCCATGCTGGAGGTGACGAACCTCGACGACGTGGAGGGCTCGCTCGCCGATGCGCTTGCAGGCGCCGACATCTTCGTGGGCGTGAGCGCGCCGGGCGTGGTGGACGGGCCCATGGTGGCCTCCATGAACGACGACGCCATCCTGTTCGCGCTCTCGAACCCCGTGCCGGAGGTCTACCCGGACGTGGCCAAGGCCGCCGGCGCGCGCGTGGTGGGCACCGGGCGCTCCGACTTCCCGAACCAGGTGAACAACGTGGTGGCGTTCCCCGGCATCTTCAAGGGCGCCCTGGAGGCCCGCGCCACGCGCATCACCGAGGAGATGAAGCTTGCCGCCGCCGAGGCGCTGGCCGCCCTCGTGTCCGACGAGGAGCTGTCCGAGGACTTCATCATGCCCGAGCCCTTCGACCCGCGTGCCGCCGAGGCGGTGGCGCAGGCCGTGAAGGACTGTGCGGGGAAATAG